GgccccggggcggggcgggcgggggcggcgcGTCGCCGCGCGTGTCCGTGGGTCCGGCGGGGCTGGGCCGGCGCCCGGAGCGCTTCCCGCCGcggcggccgggggcggggccgagggCGGGGCCGCACCGGCCGCAGCCAGTTTGGGGGCGGGCACCATCGGGTCGGGttggcggtgggggtggggactcGGCCGCTGCCCGCGCTGAGCCGGCCGCGTCCGCAGGGCCCTGCCGTGGAGTTCGCGCTGCCGCAGGAGCCGGAGCCGCGGGCCGCGGACCTCGGGgccccgggggcgggggcggcggggccaCCGACGCCGTCGGCGCACATCCCGGTGCCAGGGTATAGGTGAGCCGGGGTTCGCGTGCCAGGCCGAGGGGGCGTGTGCACCCGTGCGCCTGTGTGTGCAGGGGTGGTGGATGGGGCGCGGGCTGGAGCCTTCCAGACCCCACCCCTGCGAGGGGCGCCTCGGTGGAGGGCAGGTCAGCATCCTGAACTGGGTTTCTGTCCTTGCCTTTCGGCTCTCCAGCCCTGGAGGAGTTAAGCAGAAATGACCCATGTATCAGTATGCCTTGTTCCTCCCCAAACCCTGAGAGCCAGAGCGCAGAACTGGGAGGGGGCGCCTGTCAGCCTCTGTGCCCAGGAGGCTGTGAGGCCCGCGTGGAATCGACTGTCCAGGCATCCCGGGGCCCCTGATGGCTGTCTCGCCAGCTCTGTCTGCAGAGAGAGAAACCCTCCCAGGTGCCTGACACCCCGGGCTGGCTGCGCAGGCGGGGGCGGGCCCTGGCCTTGCCCGCTGGGGCCCAGGGACCCGCTTGTGcttggagcccaggctccgctggctgctgctggctgctggctgcTCCCGCCCTCCCAGGTCTGGCGCTAGGCCCGCAGCTGCTGTTGCACAACCCTGGTTAATGTGTGATTGCGGGGagggctggcctggcctggccccacCGGCGGGGCCTCAGACCCCTGTCCAGCAGCAGGGTCTGAAGGAGCCACGGTGGAACAAAGCCCAGGCTGCAGAGAAGTCGGGCTTTGGAAAGACCCCAGCCCAGGCTTGTTCCCGGTGGTTCCTGGGGATTTGGAGCTCGGCAACCCGAGCTGGAGGTGGAGCTGGGCCTCCTGCCCGGCTCCTGGAGTGAGGGAGCTGGGTGCACACACGTGCCCAGGCCTGCACGTGTGCCGGGACGGGGACGGGCCTGGAGTACTTCTTGGGCCctacccacccctccaccccccatccccatctGCTCCAGAGCCCCCCCAGGAAAAGCCCGGCTGGACGAGGTCATGGCTGCTGCAGCCCTCACAAGCCTGTCCACCAGCCCCCTCCTGCTGGGGGCCCCGGCTGTAGCCTTCAGCACAGGTGAGACTTAGAGGcctggcttggggtggggggttccGGCAGGGCTCAGGACCACTGTCCCTCCAGGACCCTACAAGCTGCTGTGGGGCAAGCAGAGCCGCTCACCTGGAATGCCATCTTCTAAGTGCATCCATCTCCTGAGGCCTAAAGCGACATCAGGACCCCCACGGCCCCTCCCTGCGGCCAAAGCTGCAGTGCCCCAGGCCTGCAGGCCTCCGTGACCTGTCCATCTCCACCTGGCTGGCCAGGCAGCTCCCCACCCCGTGCTCTTCTGGTCTTCCTTCTCTGTGCTGGAGAGGCTCGTCCCCGGGCTGCCGTGGTCAGCTCCTCCCGGCCACTACCTCCTCCAAGAGGTTCTTTGCCCTCCAGGCTCACCTGTGGACAGGTGAACAGGCGGAGGTTTTGCACTCAGGGACTCGTAGCCAGCAGCGTCTGCAGCACAGCCGTGGCCCCCAAAAGTCCTGATGCCGGCACCGGTGTGTGTGTCCGCAGAGCCCAGCTTGGAGTCTCGGAGGGAGGCCCCGGTGCGGCCACcgggcagcagcggcagcagcgggGATGGGGGCTGGGGCCCGGCCAGTGACCAGTCCTCTCCATCTACCCCGTCGCCCCCGCTGCCACCTGAGGCAGCCCACTTCCTGTTCGGGGAGCCTGCcctgaggaagaggaaggtgaGCCAGGGCAGCCCTTGGAGCGGGGTGGACGTGGGGGGCGCCGAGGCTGACCGCCCCCTGTCACCCAGAGCTCGCTGCAGGGGCTGTTCCAGTGTCTGTGGAAGCGCTGCGGGAAGGTGCTGAGCTCGGCGTCAGGGATGCAGAGACACATCCGTCTGGTGCACCTGGGGTGcggcggggccgggggtgggggaggggcggggggcaccAGGCAGGCCCCTGCGTCAGCtcgcaccccaccccccgccccccagcaggcGGCAGGCAGAGCCAGAGCAGAGCGACGGCGAGGAGGACTTCTACTACACGGAGCTGGATGTCGGCGTGGACTCGCTGACCGATGGGCTGTCTGGCCTGACCCCGGGGTCCCCCACGGCCTCCGCGCCGCCCGCCTTCCCCCGCCTGGAGCCGCTGGAGCCCCCGGCCCTGCCCAGCCTGCTGCGCCCgcccgccctgcccccacccccggtgCTGAgctccctgcccgccccccagGTGTGCGCCAGTGGCCCCGCTTGCCAGGTGGGTGAGGCCTCGGGTGGCTCTGGAGGGGCGCGAGGCCACAGCGGTGTCTCCTCTCAGGGCTGCCTGGCACCCGTCCACCCGGAGCCACAGCCCATCCCGGTCAGGGCCTGCGCGCCCGCCCTGCCCGCCAAGCCCGGTGCCAACCcgaggtgcgtgtgtgtgtgaaggggccGGGGAAGGCACCGGGCAGGAGGCTCCCGGCCCGACAGCACCCCATGCCCCCCATGTGTCCCCCAGGAAGCCCCGAGGTGACGCCAGGAAGTGCCGGAAGGTGTATGGCGTGGAGCACCGGGACCTGTGGTGCACGGCCTGCCGCTGGAAGAAGGCCTGCCAGCGCTTCCTGGACTGAGCGCCGCCCGCCGGGGCCTCTCCTAGCTGCAGGGCCTTCTTTctaaccgggggggggggggggggccccaCCACTCAAAGTGCCTCTGAAGAAACCCGCCTCTTGGCCTTTTGCACTAAAGCCAGACCTCACAGCTGTCCCCTTGGCCTGGGGTCCCCAGGGGTGGCCGCCCCCCACCTGTCGGCCCCGGACTTGTCAGGGGTGTGACGGGCCCCGCTTTGGGGCCACATGGGGCCGTCCTCGATGCACTTTGAGGGGTGTCGGGGAGGGGGCGCCCCTGCCCGCACTTAATCTGACTGTTTGAGGGCCCGGGTGCACATTTGTACCGTGTTTGCCAAGCTCAGGTGTCTCACGTCTGGGCTGAACCAGGCGAGGAGTAACATTAAAGATTCGGGATTTTTCCAAAAGCTGTGTCTGCCTCCTGGGGGGAGGGACACGGAGCCGGGACCCCGCCATGGGCAGGGATGGCGGTGGGCAGACAGGAGGCCAGCAACCAGGCCacagagggctgggggtgggggttacTCTCTGGCCCCCTCTGCCCAGGGTGAGGCCGGAGGAGGAGATGCTGTCTGAAACACACACGAGGCATCTGCTCAAGCAGCAATTTCCCAGTTTATTGAAAGTGATCGCTTTGCAAGAAAGTCTAACTAATCCCGTCACAGAAAGGAGACGCACAGGCGGGCCCGGAGTGCGCCCGGCGGACAAGAAATCTCAGGACCACTAGGGAGGAGGCGCTGTTGGCCGTCGGCGGCTCCGGGGAAGCAGGCGACGGCCGTGATGCCCCACTGACCAGTTACAAAAGACGCCCCAAATATGAAACGCATCTCCAATACAAACACAGGTTTATAGTAATTCATATAAAGTCGATATAATATAGATTATCcccagaaaaaaatcaacagtctTCAAACACTgccctttttctgttttgtttgtgttgACAGGTTGAAAGcatgttgaaaaaataaatatttaagaaaagcacacacacagcGCCCTCACTACAAGTAGTTCTAAAAAGGGCCACATACAAAACACAATAtaggatctaaaaaataaaaacaccattaAGTATGGCTTTCTTAAGAGTTGCACATGTCACAGAATGAGCGAAAATAAGattatatttcatataatattGCAAAAAGTTCCAGTTTTTGCATTTTTTCAgagttctcttttttaaaaaggaagatgtgCAAAGTTGGAAGCAGTAGCTGTGTTCTTTCAGTTGAGGTCCCTATCCAGTCCTGGCAGTGTTGTGACTGTTCCCAAACCCAGAGTTCAAGCATACAACCCGGTCAGGATCCAGAGCTTGATACAAAATCTTGgttccccgcccctcccccacccccaaagaccTTGCCGCCTGATGGACCGCGTCCCACATCGGCGTtgcagacaccaaacacagacGCACACAGACGGAAAGGTACAAAATGTGAGATGTGATCTACACGCTTTTCCGcttcataaaaaaatatttattagtttaaacattgatttgggggaaaaaaaagatcacGTTAAAAAAGAAACCTTCGTTACACGTCTTTCCCTCCACGCCTCTGGAGGCGATGTGTTCGCCTGCATCTCTGAAATCCAGCTCTCGAGTTAACCGCACACGAGAATAGTGAACACACGGGGCTCGGGGGCGGGAGGTGGGACCCTCGGTTTTCCAGGGTATTGTTTTGAGGAAGAAAATGCCCTTGTGGCACTGAGGGCCCCGTTAAAAGTCAGCCAGGACGGTCCAGAGCGGGAGTGAGCAGGTCCTGAGTGTGGCGCAAAGGTGGCCCGGGGCGCGGGCGGCGGGCTGAGAGGTGGCCCCGTACAAAACCCAGAGACGCTTGGCAGCAAAGGTCTGGTTTCCAAACGCATTTGATAAGAAAGTAAGTCTGTTTATAAAAGGGGTTAGAAAGTGGGGGAAAGGTACACAGTGGGGAGCCCCACTGTGAAAGGCAGACCGGGGCACCGGCCCCGGAGGCACCCCAACCTGCCCTGGGCTCCtgcccccggcccggcccggcccttCCCTAAGTATGCCGGCGTTGAGGAGTTCGCAGCGTCCCCAGCTGAGGATGGGAGGGCAGCCCTCTTCTGACTGAGAGAAAGGTGGCTATGTTTAAAACAAGGCAAAACAGAAAATGACGCTGCGACTCCTCCCCGGGCAGGGCTTCAAGGACAGCACCCGTCCGTGTCCACGCAGCCAGCCACTTACTAAGGAGGGTTCTGTGGGGTTTGCCTTTCTCCACCTAGAAAGAGTAGATGGGACCCGGGAGAAATGCAGTAAAGCCACTCGGCTTGCAggctgtggggagagagaaaatcaAGCCAGCGTCTCCTTCGGCTCTAGCTCAGCACCCAAGGGGCCCTGGCACGGTGTCCCGCAGCGGCTCCCAAGCGAGGCGGGTGGAGGGGATGGAATGTACGTGTCATGAGCCTGAAAGGGAGACGGGCCGGGGTTGGGCCCACAGTGTCCTCACAGCACACGGCGGGACCCCGGCTTCTCAGAAAAAAGATAGAGAAGGGGTCGTAAGCGTGTTTAAAAGACGGCGAGGGGGCTTGGgaagaaaccaaaggaaagaCACGTCTGCGAGTGTGGTCGAGCGGGAAAGATAACGCCAAACAGAACCATGTCACGtgccagcctcagtttccttagctaCTCACGGAACTGGGGCCCGAGCACCTGGGGAGGGGCGGCCCCCGCAGGCggcgtgagcagcaacgaaggcAAGCCGCCCGGAGCGGTCAGCAGGAGTGGCCTGGGCACGGCAGGACGGGAGGGGCGGAGGGGCGAGCCGGCCCAGAGAAGTGCACACAAAGAAAGAGGAGGCCCCTACGGTGGGAGCACCTGGGCCCCTGCCCAGCTGCCTCGGGGGGGGGGGTAgcacctgggccccctgcccagCTGCCTCGGGGGTGGGTAGCACCTGGGCACCCGGGCCGAGGTCGGCTGCTGCTGTGTGTTGAGCACCAAAGCCCAGAGGCGGGGGGGCCGCGGGGCTTTCTGGACGCCAGACCTGGATCTCGCAGGCTGCCACCGGACGGCACAGCCCTCGAGGGCGGGGGCAGTGGCAGCCGCCAGCAGTGACCCCACTGCTGAGAAGGGGGAGCGGAGGCGGGGGGACTCGGCCCTGGACGGGCCCAGGGTGAGGAGAACTCTCCTAACAGCTCCCGGACCCGGGCCTCGGGGCCACACTTGGGACCACAGCCAGCGCTGGCCCTTTCCGGACCACACGTCACGGCGCGTCCGACGCCAGACCGGTGCGTCCTGGGCACCCCTGATGCCCGCCCCGCGCCCCTGCTGGGGGAGGTGACAAGGGCTCTCCCTGGGCTCAGACCCGCCCCACGCGCGTCCCCAGCCCCACTCGCTGGGGCAGCGCCCGCCTATGAGCCCCGGGTGTCCtcgaggggtgggggagagcaggTGAAGGGGGCCCGGGGCGCACGCAGGCGGGGGCGGCCGCGGCCCAGTGCCCGGCCCAGCCTAGGAGATCCAGGTGAAGTCCTTGTCGGTGCCCCCGGCAGGGCTGCGAGGCCCCCGCGGCGAGTCCTCGACCTCCCTGTCGTCCCCCAGTAGTGCGTCCTCGGGGGCCAGGCCCACGTCGTCCTCGTCCTCGCCCAGCTCCTCTTCGCCCTCGCCGCGTGGGTCCTCGGGGTCCTCCAGGTACGGCCCGTCGCCCGCGAACAGCTCAGGAGAGCCCTCGGCGCCGCCGCCATCCAGGGGCCCGGCCCCGCCGCCACCCGCGCAGTCGGCACACACGCCGTGGCGCCGCGAGCCGTGCTTGATGCCCACGCTGGCGGCCGACATGAACACGCGGCTACACAGCTTGCACACGTACTTCTTGTCCTTGCTGTGCACCTGCGGGGGGACAGCGGTCAGTGCGGGGGGACGATGGTCAGTGTTGGGGGACGATGGTCAGTGCGGGGGGACGGGGGGATGGCGGTCAGTGCGGGGGGACAGCGGTCAGTGAGGGGGGACGATGGTCAATGTGGGGGGACGATGGTCAGTGCGGGGGGACGATGGTCAGTGCGGAGGATGGCGGTCAGTGTGGGGGACGGTGGTCAGTGTGGGGGATGGCGGTCAGTGCGGGGGGACGGTGGTCAGTGCGGGGGGACGATGGTCAGTGTGGGGGACGAAGGTCAGTGCAGGGGGGATGGCGGTCAGTGCGGGGGGATGATGGTCAGTGCGGGGGCACGTACTGTTAGTGAGTGGAGGGGGAGGTCTGGGTGGCCCAGAAGCTGAgatgtgggtgggtgggggcagtCTGCTAGGCTGCTCAGACCCCTAGCCCTGGCCGGGGGCCGCTGCACAAAGCCGGAACACGCAGAACTGCAGGTGCCGCCAGAACTCCCCCCACCCAGAGGGCTGCTGGGCACTAGGCCGGCcgtgcccccccaccccggagGCTTGCCGCCCCCACACCTCCCAGCGAAGCAGGCAGAGCGCTCACCTCTGCCCGCCCCCCGCTTTTGCCCCATGAGGGGATGGCCAGGGCTCTGGCGGCTCCCGGCTTGGGCCTGGGGGGCCTGGGGGCACAGGTGATGGGAGCCCAGGACAGCAGTGACCGAGAGGGACTCGAGGCACCTGCCTTCTGGGAAGCCGTCAGGACAGCCGGGAGCTGGGCTGAGTGCCCAGCCCGCGGGGCGGCAGGGTCGGGGGTCTCAGGGGGACCGTGATTGCTGCTTGAATGCTgcctcctgcctttctgaattctCCAACCGACGGGCCTGGCCGAGCGCCCTTGGCTTCCCAGCTCAGCGGTCCCGCAGACCACCGTGAACGTCTGCCCCGTCACAGCCTTCCCTGAAACCCGACCACGAGGACCTACGAC
This genomic stretch from Globicephala melas chromosome 15, mGloMel1.2, whole genome shotgun sequence harbors:
- the SLC2A4RG gene encoding SLC2A4 regulator; amino-acid sequence: MGAGRAGPRARRGRGRPAASGRRGAGGGRSRAGVGGPASPAQPGPARGRVRSVRPRRCSLGNRPAMEAERPPAPGPGCGRPPLRAAGRDPAAAPVSVPAPPQGPAVEFALPQEPEPRAADLGAPGAGAAGPPTPSAHIPVPGYRAPPGKARLDEVMAAAALTSLSTSPLLLGAPAVAFSTEPSLESRREAPVRPPGSSGSSGDGGWGPASDQSSPSTPSPPLPPEAAHFLFGEPALRKRKSSLQGLFQCLWKRCGKVLSSASGMQRHIRLVHLGRQAEPEQSDGEEDFYYTELDVGVDSLTDGLSGLTPGSPTASAPPAFPRLEPLEPPALPSLLRPPALPPPPVLSSLPAPQGCLAPVHPEPQPIPVRACAPALPAKPGANPRKPRGDARKCRKVYGVEHRDLWCTACRWKKACQRFLD